One window of Capsicum annuum cultivar UCD-10X-F1 unplaced genomic scaffold, UCD10Xv1.1 ctg4924, whole genome shotgun sequence genomic DNA carries:
- the LOC124892645 gene encoding MDIS1-interacting receptor like kinase 2-like has protein sequence MMMVSNKIFLLLLQFFTLLYLFANTFASTEEATALLKWKSTFKNQNNSLLASWKPSFDACSGRYGVICFNGRVNRLNINNSRVIGTLYDFPFSSLPFLEYFKLSMNNFYGTIPPEIGNLTNLICLDLHANQISGTIPSQIGSLVKLQILHIFDNHLNGPILEEIGYLRSLTKLSLGENFLNGSIPASLGNLYNSLPNS, from the coding sequence ATGATGATGGTTTCCAACAAAATATTCTTGTTATTACTTCAGTTTTTCACTCTCTTGTACCTCTTTGCAAATACTTTTGCTTCCACTGAGGAAGCAACTGCTCTCCTAAAATGGAAATCAACTTTCAAGAACCAGAATAATTCCTTATTGGCTTCATGGAAACCAAGTTTTGATGCATGCAGCGGCAGGTACGGAGTTATTTGCTTTAATGGTAGGGTAAACAGGTTGAATATTAATAATTCTAGAGTCATTGGTACCCTCTATGATTTTCCGTTTTCATCCCTCCcttttcttgaatattttaaaCTTAGCATGAACAATTTTTATGGAACCATCCCACCTGAGATTGGTAATCTCACTAATCTTATCTGTCTTGACTTGCATGCCAATCAAATTTCGGGCACAATCCCATCACAAATCGGCTCACTAGTCAAGCTTCAAATCCTCCACATATTTGACAACCATTTAAATGGTCCCATTCTAGAAGAAATAGGTTACCTAAGGTCTCTTACTAAGCTATCTTTGGGCGAGAACTTCCTTAATGGCTCTATTCCCGCTTCATTGGGGAATTTGTACAACTCTCTGCCCAATTCCTAG